The Corynebacterium tuberculostearicum genome window below encodes:
- a CDS encoding glutaredoxin domain-containing protein: protein MTVQTPETNSDVTIFYADWCPFCAKLIKNLDRTETPYELVDVEGDNTEDINAWIESVNDGNRIIPTVLYSDGTHETNPPASSVRNKQKELAEN from the coding sequence ATGACTGTACAAACCCCCGAAACCAACTCCGACGTCACCATTTTCTACGCCGACTGGTGCCCATTCTGCGCCAAGCTCATCAAGAACCTGGACCGCACCGAGACCCCATACGAGCTTGTCGACGTCGAAGGTGACAACACCGAAGACATCAACGCCTGGATCGAATCCGTCAACGACGGCAACCGCATCATCCCCACCGTCCTCTACTCCGACGGCACCCACGAGACCAACCCGCCGGCTTCCTCCGTGCGCAATAAGCAGAAGGAATTGGCGGAGAACTAA
- a CDS encoding dihydrofolate reductase: MLGAIWAQSLDGIIGDGEQMPWHVPEDLKHFKDVTMGAPVIMGRKTWESLNPKFRPLPGRENYVLSSRAPGQWSAGAQVLTEMPSLSDAWVIGGGQIYTATLDQVDRIEVTLMGVNIGNVYGDKSIYAPDIPEEFGLAHSTDWLTSAKGHLALPDKEASDLPIKYRFLTYDRKDAA, translated from the coding sequence ATGTTGGGCGCAATATGGGCGCAGTCCCTGGACGGCATCATTGGCGATGGCGAGCAGATGCCTTGGCACGTGCCGGAGGATCTCAAGCACTTTAAGGACGTGACCATGGGCGCGCCGGTCATCATGGGCCGGAAAACCTGGGAGTCCCTCAACCCCAAGTTCCGCCCGCTTCCCGGCCGCGAGAACTACGTGCTCTCCTCCCGCGCCCCCGGCCAGTGGTCCGCCGGCGCCCAAGTCCTCACCGAAATGCCCTCGCTTTCCGACGCCTGGGTTATCGGCGGTGGCCAAATCTATACCGCCACCTTGGACCAGGTGGACCGCATTGAGGTCACGCTCATGGGCGTCAATATCGGCAATGTTTATGGCGATAAATCCATCTATGCCCCCGACATCCCCGAGGAATTCGGCCTCGCCCACAGCACCGACTGGCTCACCTCCGCCAAGGGCCACCTGGCCCTGCCGGATAAAGAAGCCAGCGATCTTCCCATCAAGTACCGCTTTTTAACCTACGACCGAAAGGACGCAGCCTAA
- a CDS encoding thymidylate synthase has product MPMIETPYEDLLRKVLETGTPKGDRTGTGTRSIFGAQLRYNLAESFPLLTTKKVYFHAVLGELLWFLKGESNIKFLQDNKVRIWNEWADENGELGPVYGVQWRSWPTPDGQHIDQIQQALDTLQNNPDSRRNLVSAWNVAELDQMALMPCHLLFQLYVADGTLSMQVYQRSADMFLGVPFNIASYAALTHMFAQQAGLKVGELIWTGGDCHIYNDHVEQVKEQLSREPRPYPQLNLHKAEDMFSYDFADFEIEGYDPHPTIKAQVSV; this is encoded by the coding sequence ATGCCCATGATTGAGACCCCATACGAGGATCTTCTGCGAAAGGTCCTAGAGACCGGCACGCCCAAAGGCGATCGCACCGGCACCGGCACGCGCTCCATTTTCGGTGCGCAGCTGCGCTATAACCTGGCCGAGTCCTTCCCGCTGCTGACCACCAAGAAGGTCTACTTCCATGCGGTGCTGGGCGAGCTGTTGTGGTTCCTCAAGGGCGAGTCCAATATCAAGTTCCTGCAGGACAATAAAGTCCGCATCTGGAATGAATGGGCGGATGAGAACGGCGAGCTGGGCCCGGTTTACGGCGTGCAGTGGCGCTCCTGGCCCACCCCGGACGGCCAGCACATTGACCAGATCCAGCAGGCGCTCGACACCCTGCAAAACAACCCGGATTCTCGCCGCAACTTGGTCTCCGCGTGGAACGTCGCGGAGCTCGACCAGATGGCGCTGATGCCCTGCCACCTGCTCTTCCAGCTCTACGTGGCTGATGGCACCTTGTCCATGCAGGTCTACCAGCGCTCGGCCGATATGTTCTTGGGCGTGCCCTTCAATATCGCCTCTTACGCGGCGCTGACCCACATGTTTGCCCAGCAGGCCGGGCTCAAGGTGGGCGAGCTCATTTGGACCGGCGGCGATTGCCATATCTATAACGACCACGTGGAACAGGTCAAAGAGCAGCTTTCCCGCGAACCGCGCCCGTACCCGCAGCTCAACCTCCACAAGGCGGAGGACATGTTCTCCTATGACTTCGCCGACTTTGAGATTGAAGGCTACGACCCCCACCCCACCATCAAGGCGCAGGTGTCCGTTTAA
- a CDS encoding 3'(2'),5'-bisphosphate nucleotidase CysQ: protein MTVEISDSRLTNSLAQGCGEILKGVRNGGLLRGLSLGDAGDEAAQEWIARVLEQHRPQDGMLSEEASDDLARLKKDRVWIVDPLDGTKEFATGRQDWAVHIALVENGIPIHAAVGLPDLGVTFKSSDVRAVTGPLSKKFVVSRNRPPKVADYIAEKMGYEVVGVGSAGAKAMHVLLGDYDGYIHAGGQYEWDQAAPVGVAQAAGLHCCRLDGSEIRFNNEDTFIPDILICRPELKDEILEHAQAFAAEHGGF from the coding sequence ATGACCGTCGAGATTTCTGATTCCCGCCTGACCAATTCCCTCGCCCAGGGCTGCGGTGAGATCCTGAAAGGCGTGCGCAACGGGGGCCTGCTACGGGGCCTTTCGCTTGGCGACGCCGGCGATGAAGCCGCCCAAGAATGGATCGCCCGCGTCCTCGAGCAGCACCGTCCCCAGGACGGCATGCTCTCTGAGGAAGCCTCCGATGACCTAGCCCGTTTGAAGAAGGACCGCGTGTGGATCGTGGATCCGCTCGACGGCACCAAAGAATTTGCCACCGGCCGCCAGGACTGGGCGGTACATATTGCCCTCGTAGAAAATGGCATCCCCATCCACGCGGCGGTGGGCCTGCCGGATCTCGGCGTTACCTTCAAGTCCTCGGACGTTCGAGCAGTCACCGGCCCGCTGTCTAAGAAGTTCGTCGTCTCCCGCAATCGCCCGCCCAAGGTAGCCGACTACATTGCGGAGAAAATGGGCTATGAAGTCGTGGGCGTCGGCTCCGCGGGCGCCAAGGCCATGCACGTGCTGCTCGGCGATTATGACGGTTATATCCACGCCGGTGGCCAGTACGAGTGGGATCAGGCCGCCCCGGTGGGCGTCGCCCAGGCGGCCGGCCTGCACTGCTGCCGTCTCGACGGCTCCGAAATCCGCTTCAATAATGAGGACACCTTCATCCCGGATATCCTCATCTGCCGCCCCGAGCTCAAGGATGAAATCTTGGAGCACGCCCAGGCCTTTGCCGCGGAGCATGGCGGATTCTAA